A single genomic interval of Microbacterium sp. LWO14-1.2 harbors:
- the rsfS gene encoding ribosome silencing factor, with product MQSPETAEEMLQIAAEAAVSKGGEDLVALNVSEPLPLVDIFLLVTGNSERNVAAIADEVEDRLIEAGHKRVRREGRAEARWVLLDFGDLIVHVFHQEERVYYGLERLWKDCPVIPIELAEPADRS from the coding sequence ATGCAATCACCTGAAACCGCCGAAGAGATGCTGCAGATCGCAGCAGAGGCCGCTGTCTCGAAGGGTGGCGAGGATCTCGTCGCCCTGAACGTGTCGGAGCCGCTGCCGCTCGTCGACATCTTCCTGCTCGTCACAGGCAACAGCGAGCGCAACGTCGCCGCGATCGCCGACGAGGTCGAGGATCGCCTGATCGAAGCCGGACACAAGCGCGTGCGCCGGGAGGGTCGCGCGGAAGCGCGCTGGGTCCTGCTCGACTTCGGCGACCTGATCGTGCACGTCTTCCACCAGGAGGAGCGGGTCTACTACGGACTCGAGCGCCTGTGGAAGGACTGCCCGGTCATCCCGATCGAGCTGGCCGAGCCCGCCGACCGCAGCTGA
- a CDS encoding SDR family oxidoreductase: MPTHLVTGAGSGIGAVVAQRLLARGDDVIVLARDAGRAREMTAALPEATALVGDLAQPGRLSWAFSKQPLPERIDSLIHVAGVVDLGSVADLPPSLWEQQLAVNLVGPAELTRLLLPVLRVSRGRVIFVNSGAGLHAHAGWGAYAASKHGLRALADALRAEEAEHGVLVSSIYPGRTATPMQERVHQQEGREYDAERFITPESVATTILTALDLPSDAALTDLTVRPAR; encoded by the coding sequence ATGCCCACCCACCTGGTGACGGGTGCCGGTTCGGGCATCGGTGCGGTCGTCGCACAGCGCCTGCTGGCGCGCGGAGACGACGTGATCGTGCTCGCACGGGATGCGGGCCGCGCCCGGGAGATGACGGCAGCGCTTCCCGAGGCGACCGCGCTCGTCGGAGATCTCGCCCAGCCCGGTCGCCTCTCGTGGGCGTTCTCGAAGCAGCCACTGCCCGAGCGCATCGACTCGCTGATCCACGTCGCGGGGGTCGTCGACCTCGGGTCCGTGGCCGACCTGCCGCCCTCGCTGTGGGAGCAGCAGCTCGCCGTGAACCTCGTCGGTCCGGCGGAGCTGACCAGGCTGCTGCTGCCCGTGCTGCGGGTCTCGCGCGGACGGGTGATCTTCGTCAACTCGGGAGCGGGGCTGCACGCTCATGCCGGCTGGGGCGCGTACGCGGCATCCAAGCACGGGCTGCGCGCGCTGGCCGACGCACTCCGGGCGGAGGAGGCGGAGCACGGCGTGCTCGTGAGCTCGATCTACCCCGGGCGCACGGCGACGCCGATGCAGGAGCGCGTGCACCAGCAGGAGGGGCGGGAGTACGACGCCGAGCGCTTCATCACGCCGGAGAGCGTCGCGACGACCATCCTCACCGCGCTCGACCTGCCGTCCGACGCGGCTCTGACAGACCTCACCGTCCGGCCTGCTCGCTGA
- a CDS encoding ABC transporter ATP-binding protein produces MENTSAPGDGTVLEVAGLTVTLTGDGRTNRVVDGIDLSVRRGEVFALLGESGSGKSMTARAIMGLIDEGEVHADRLALGGTDLLTLSPEQHRRLRGVKVSLVMQDALSALNPVLSIGDQIGDLLRAHRRMSRRDARARAVELLTLVGIPTPEKRVHDYPHQFSGGQRQRILIAMAIALDPDLVIADEPTTALDVTVQAQILDLLLSLRDRLGMGILLITHDLGVVMEVADSVAVMRHGRIVESGSADDVLTAPQHPYTTQLLDSMPKDVSAAVQDDASAPILRATAVERTFRSGSGRRAHRVAAVAGVDLELRSGEILAIVGESGSGKSTLARMLVGLDSPDAGTLVYRDSDVTRGRLQDRKTLRKGVQMVFQDPYQSLNPRMTVQQLIAEPLAATGTGTAASRRERVAELLELVGLSPDMGSRFPHQFSGGQRQRIGIARALALDPDVLVCDEPVSALDVSIRAQIIDLLCDLRERLGMSIVFIAHDLSLVRHIADRVAVMYLGDMVEVGDTETVYRSPTHPYTRSLLSAIPPQTRADRGMLARRTRLSA; encoded by the coding sequence ATGGAGAACACGTCTGCACCCGGAGACGGCACCGTGCTCGAGGTCGCCGGACTCACCGTCACTCTCACCGGAGACGGCAGGACCAACCGCGTCGTCGACGGCATCGACCTCTCGGTGCGCCGCGGCGAGGTCTTCGCGCTGCTCGGCGAATCCGGCTCGGGCAAGTCGATGACCGCCCGCGCGATCATGGGGCTCATCGACGAGGGAGAGGTGCACGCCGACAGGCTCGCGCTCGGCGGCACCGACCTGCTGACCCTCTCCCCCGAGCAGCATCGACGCCTGCGCGGCGTCAAGGTCAGCCTCGTGATGCAGGACGCCCTGTCGGCCCTCAACCCTGTGCTGAGCATCGGCGATCAGATCGGCGACCTCCTCCGCGCCCACCGCCGCATGTCGCGCCGTGACGCCCGCGCTCGGGCGGTCGAGCTCCTCACCCTCGTCGGCATCCCCACGCCCGAGAAGCGCGTGCACGACTACCCGCACCAGTTCTCCGGAGGACAGCGGCAGCGCATCCTCATCGCCATGGCGATCGCCCTCGATCCCGATCTCGTCATCGCCGACGAGCCCACCACGGCGCTCGACGTCACGGTGCAGGCGCAGATCCTCGATCTGCTGCTCTCCCTGCGCGACCGGCTGGGCATGGGCATCCTGCTCATCACGCACGACCTCGGCGTCGTCATGGAGGTGGCGGACAGCGTCGCCGTCATGCGCCACGGCCGCATCGTGGAGTCGGGCAGCGCCGACGACGTGCTCACCGCACCGCAGCATCCGTACACCACGCAGCTGCTCGACTCGATGCCGAAGGACGTGAGCGCTGCCGTCCAGGACGACGCCTCGGCGCCGATCCTGCGGGCGACCGCCGTCGAGCGGACGTTCCGTTCGGGCAGCGGCCGTCGCGCGCACCGCGTCGCCGCCGTGGCCGGCGTGGACCTGGAGCTGCGCAGCGGCGAGATCCTCGCGATCGTGGGCGAGTCGGGCAGCGGCAAGTCCACTCTCGCCAGGATGCTGGTGGGCCTGGACTCCCCCGACGCCGGGACCCTCGTGTATCGCGACAGCGACGTCACCCGTGGTCGCCTTCAGGACCGCAAGACGCTGCGCAAGGGCGTGCAGATGGTCTTCCAGGATCCCTATCAGTCCCTGAATCCCCGGATGACGGTGCAGCAGCTCATCGCCGAGCCGCTCGCGGCCACGGGCACCGGCACGGCGGCGAGCCGCCGAGAGCGCGTCGCGGAGCTGCTCGAGCTCGTGGGACTGTCACCGGACATGGGTTCGCGCTTCCCCCACCAGTTCTCCGGCGGCCAGCGACAGCGCATCGGCATCGCGCGGGCCCTGGCCCTCGATCCCGATGTGCTGGTCTGCGACGAGCCGGTCTCGGCGCTGGACGTCTCGATCCGCGCGCAGATCATCGACCTGCTGTGCGATCTACGCGAGCGCCTCGGCATGTCGATCGTGTTCATCGCGCACGACCTGTCGCTCGTGCGCCACATCGCCGACCGCGTGGCCGTGATGTACCTCGGCGACATGGTCGAGGTCGGCGACACCGAGACGGTCTACCGCAGCCCCACCCACCCGTACACGCGGTCCCTGCTGTCGGCGATCCCCCCGCAGACCAGGGCCGATCGCGGGATGCTGGCGCGGCGGACTCGCCTCAGCGCCTGA
- a CDS encoding membrane dipeptidase — translation MLEQADRYDGYTAYEYLEAGKDYREFRYAKQIGRVPAYEGLELTDAQKERTERLLREETVISLHEHVQVFPEDMGELRDHIRQGREPTGYQGLARSGLTAVFDNGMDGTCCISSDAGWKYQDVLFDLGVRMADLAHQDFVIKAESIKDIRYAAETGRVAHIFALEASTMIENEVDRLDVLYGFGVRQMGIAYSEANMLGGGLKERGDGGLTYFGERAVERMNKLGIAIDISHSGDQTCLDVIAHSTKPVFITHAGARGLWPTNRMKTDETIIECAKRGGVIGIEAAPHTTISPQHPKHSLESVMDHFQYCVDLVGLEHVSFGPDTLFGDHVGLHDAFSSNLSLGQAHANVEYEKQPYVDGIENPAEAFYNIIGWLVKHDYSDDEIRAVVGGNTMRVLEEVWV, via the coding sequence GTGCTCGAACAAGCTGACCGCTATGACGGCTACACCGCCTACGAGTACCTCGAAGCGGGCAAGGACTACCGCGAGTTCCGCTACGCCAAGCAGATCGGCCGCGTCCCCGCCTACGAGGGCCTCGAGCTCACCGACGCGCAGAAGGAGCGCACCGAGCGCCTGCTGCGCGAGGAGACCGTGATCTCGCTGCACGAGCACGTGCAGGTCTTCCCCGAGGACATGGGTGAGCTGCGCGACCACATCCGCCAGGGCCGCGAACCCACCGGCTACCAGGGCCTCGCGCGCTCCGGCCTCACCGCTGTCTTCGACAACGGCATGGACGGCACCTGCTGCATCTCGAGCGACGCCGGCTGGAAGTACCAGGACGTGCTGTTCGACCTGGGCGTGCGCATGGCCGACCTCGCCCATCAGGACTTTGTCATCAAGGCCGAGTCGATCAAGGACATCCGCTACGCGGCCGAGACCGGACGCGTCGCGCACATCTTCGCGCTCGAGGCGTCGACGATGATCGAGAACGAGGTCGACCGGCTCGACGTGCTCTACGGCTTCGGCGTGCGCCAGATGGGCATCGCGTACTCCGAGGCGAACATGCTCGGCGGCGGGCTCAAGGAGCGCGGCGACGGGGGCCTCACCTACTTCGGCGAGCGCGCTGTGGAGCGCATGAACAAGCTCGGCATCGCGATCGACATCTCCCACTCGGGCGACCAGACGTGCCTCGACGTGATCGCGCACTCCACGAAGCCCGTCTTCATCACGCACGCCGGCGCGCGGGGTCTGTGGCCCACGAACCGCATGAAGACCGACGAGACGATCATCGAGTGCGCGAAGCGCGGTGGCGTCATCGGCATCGAGGCCGCGCCGCACACGACGATCTCGCCGCAGCATCCGAAGCACTCGCTGGAGTCGGTCATGGACCACTTCCAGTACTGCGTCGACCTCGTCGGCCTGGAGCACGTGAGCTTCGGGCCCGACACACTGTTCGGCGACCACGTCGGACTGCACGACGCGTTCTCGTCGAACCTCTCCCTCGGCCAGGCCCACGCCAACGTCGAGTACGAGAAGCAGCCGTACGTCGACGGGATCGAGAACCCCGCAGAGGCGTTCTACAACATCATCGGCTGGCTCGTGAAGCACGACTACTCCGACGACGAGATCCGCGCGGTCGTCGGCGGGAACACCATGCGCGTACTCGAGGAGGTCTGGGTCTGA
- a CDS encoding ABC transporter substrate-binding protein — protein MKHKRYLALGAAAALAVSLTACAPSAPEPGESSSSTGPSDETLSIGTTTDVVNFNPVLGNSRTDSWITNLMYPHLLSISEDGTKEEHVATDWGYVDDTTGFYEIRDDLTWSDGEPLTAEDVAWTLNAVKRDQAPGTFYGQLGNLDTATAVSDTRVELTLTQPDSSIIDEIGFWGVVVPQHVFEPQGSIAEFANDGSDGGWVGMGPFILDDFQVGQHYTLKRVEDYPLVDGGVPGPAEVVYRVYPDVNTEILALQSGEIDVIANALPPAQVEQLSNSSGLQVIEAPGLGYAHLVYNMEKPDLAKTEVRQALAHAVDYEAIRTVVLQGQAVSTGSSALMPVLAKYYDDSVEEYEFDPEKARSLMEEAGYTADADGVFPISFRLIYSLQDSVTSQWAQLVKDTAAEAGITIELQGTERNTYLAMTNAGDYDIYAGNFAIMDDPVTNFALSYLPGGAINYTHVDDPELNALIEEGMVTFDEDEKISIMREANKIVHEQVYDNIMYTQNLFFAASDEWAGFISKPSELLSIVNPLSLASAHPVE, from the coding sequence ATGAAGCACAAGAGATACCTCGCCCTCGGTGCGGCCGCGGCACTCGCCGTGAGCCTCACCGCGTGCGCCCCATCCGCTCCGGAGCCGGGGGAGTCGTCCTCCAGCACCGGGCCGAGCGACGAGACGCTCAGCATCGGGACGACGACGGACGTCGTCAACTTCAACCCGGTGCTCGGCAACAGCCGCACGGACTCGTGGATCACCAATCTGATGTACCCGCACCTGCTGAGCATCAGCGAGGACGGGACGAAGGAGGAGCACGTCGCCACCGACTGGGGCTACGTGGACGACACCACCGGGTTCTACGAGATCCGCGACGACCTGACGTGGAGCGACGGCGAGCCGTTGACCGCCGAGGATGTGGCGTGGACGCTGAACGCGGTCAAGCGCGACCAGGCGCCCGGGACGTTCTACGGTCAGCTCGGCAACCTCGACACGGCCACGGCGGTGTCGGACACGCGTGTCGAGCTCACGCTCACCCAGCCAGACTCGTCGATCATCGACGAGATCGGCTTCTGGGGCGTGGTCGTCCCGCAGCATGTGTTCGAGCCGCAGGGATCGATCGCCGAGTTCGCGAACGACGGAAGCGACGGAGGGTGGGTCGGCATGGGGCCGTTCATCCTCGACGACTTCCAGGTCGGGCAGCACTACACGCTGAAGCGCGTCGAGGACTACCCGCTCGTCGACGGCGGGGTGCCGGGACCGGCCGAGGTGGTCTACCGCGTGTACCCCGACGTGAACACCGAGATCCTCGCTCTGCAGAGCGGTGAGATCGACGTGATCGCGAACGCGCTGCCGCCGGCGCAGGTCGAGCAGCTCAGCAACTCGAGCGGGCTGCAGGTCATCGAAGCCCCGGGCCTCGGATACGCCCACCTCGTCTACAACATGGAGAAGCCCGACCTCGCGAAGACCGAGGTGCGGCAGGCGCTCGCCCATGCGGTCGACTACGAGGCGATCCGCACGGTCGTGCTGCAGGGCCAGGCGGTGTCGACGGGCTCCAGCGCCCTCATGCCCGTGCTCGCCAAGTACTACGACGACTCCGTGGAGGAGTACGAGTTCGATCCGGAGAAGGCGCGCTCGCTCATGGAGGAGGCCGGGTACACGGCTGACGCCGACGGCGTCTTCCCGATCTCCTTTCGGCTGATCTACTCGCTGCAGGACAGTGTGACGAGCCAATGGGCGCAGCTGGTGAAGGACACGGCGGCGGAGGCCGGCATCACGATCGAGCTGCAAGGCACCGAGCGGAACACGTACCTCGCGATGACCAACGCGGGCGACTACGACATCTACGCCGGCAACTTCGCGATCATGGACGACCCCGTCACGAACTTCGCGCTGTCGTACCTCCCCGGAGGAGCGATCAACTACACCCACGTCGACGACCCCGAGCTCAACGCCCTGATCGAGGAGGGCATGGTCACGTTCGACGAGGACGAGAAGATCTCGATCATGCGCGAGGCGAACAAGATCGTGCACGAGCAGGTCTACGACAACATCATGTACACGCAGAACCTCTTCTTCGCAGCCAGCGACGAATGGGCCGGCTTCATCTCGAAGCCGAGCGAACTGCTCTCGATCGTGAACCCGCTCTCGCTCGCGAGCGCGCACCCGGTCGAGTAA
- a CDS encoding ABC transporter permease produces MSRASFILSRSGRGLLTIWFAVTVTFLLLRLLPGDPALALASPNMTDEIRATILEQYGLDQPLLIQYGLCMWQLVQGNLGISFTQSIPVLDVLLQRLPWTLLLTVTALVLTIVIGIPLGVAAASFKGRFIDRAVQVLGVTGQSLFVPSVAILLLFVFGLNLGWFPIGGAYTNNTYGMDWYLSVAQHLVLPAVSLMLIQVGSYVLTMRSTLIETLSEDYILLAKANGLRGRRILWKHALRNALLPTTTLIGLQLGFLVGGAVLTETVFAYPGIGRGIYEAVTQLDFPVLQGAFLMLAVTVVVANTITDIVYGYLDPRVKTS; encoded by the coding sequence GTGTCCCGAGCATCGTTCATTCTCAGCCGCTCAGGGCGAGGCCTGCTCACGATCTGGTTCGCCGTGACCGTGACGTTCCTGCTGCTCCGCCTGCTCCCCGGCGACCCGGCGCTCGCGCTGGCGAGCCCGAACATGACGGACGAGATCCGGGCGACCATCCTCGAGCAGTACGGCCTGGATCAGCCGCTGCTCATCCAATACGGCCTCTGCATGTGGCAGCTCGTGCAGGGCAACCTGGGGATCTCGTTCACCCAGTCGATCCCCGTGCTCGACGTGCTGCTCCAGCGGCTCCCGTGGACGCTGCTGCTCACCGTGACGGCGCTCGTCCTCACGATCGTCATCGGCATCCCCCTCGGCGTGGCAGCCGCCTCCTTCAAGGGCCGCTTCATCGACCGGGCCGTGCAGGTCCTCGGCGTCACGGGCCAGTCGCTGTTCGTGCCCAGCGTCGCGATCCTCCTGCTGTTCGTCTTCGGGCTGAACCTCGGCTGGTTCCCGATCGGCGGGGCGTACACGAACAACACGTACGGGATGGACTGGTACCTCAGCGTCGCGCAGCACCTCGTGCTGCCGGCCGTGTCGCTCATGCTGATCCAGGTGGGGTCGTACGTGCTGACGATGCGGTCGACGCTCATCGAGACCCTCAGCGAGGACTACATCCTCCTCGCCAAGGCCAACGGCCTGCGCGGTCGACGCATCCTCTGGAAGCACGCACTGCGCAACGCCCTGCTCCCCACCACGACGCTCATCGGCCTGCAGCTCGGCTTCCTCGTCGGAGGAGCCGTGCTCACCGAGACGGTGTTCGCCTACCCGGGCATCGGCCGCGGGATCTACGAGGCCGTCACCCAGCTCGACTTCCCGGTGCTGCAGGGCGCCTTCCTCATGCTCGCCGTGACCGTCGTGGTCGCGAACACCATCACCGACATCGTCTACGGCTACCTCGACCCGAGAGTGAAGACGTCATGA
- a CDS encoding ABC transporter permease has protein sequence MTAPLLPTAEGAPLTEPAAVGSERASAHTWRAFRRDPLGMISLGLLLLLVVVALAAPLIAPYPASYGPDVLRPPGAGHWFGTDALGRDVFSEVIWGTQQSVLVAVAASVIAIIFGTIIAVIGAYFRRLDGIISVIVDMTLSLPVLPLMILIAALVGPSTTTIILVVAAFSWPEVTRLVRSQALTVVGLPYVDAARLMTTSPVWIITRHLLPAVTPVVVVSVVVTASRAVLSAAGLAFLGLGDPTTWSWGRILYEAQQAGAMVSAWWLTLFPSIAILILVLSATLLSIAYNDARNPRHLKR, from the coding sequence ATGACCGCTCCTCTTCTCCCCACCGCCGAGGGCGCGCCCCTCACCGAACCGGCCGCCGTCGGCAGCGAACGGGCGAGCGCGCACACGTGGCGCGCATTCCGCCGGGACCCGCTCGGGATGATCTCTCTCGGGCTGCTCCTGCTCCTGGTCGTCGTCGCGCTCGCCGCACCGCTGATCGCCCCGTACCCGGCGAGCTACGGCCCCGACGTCCTGCGTCCGCCGGGCGCCGGACACTGGTTCGGAACCGACGCGCTCGGTCGCGACGTGTTCTCCGAGGTCATCTGGGGAACGCAGCAGAGCGTGCTCGTCGCCGTCGCGGCATCCGTCATCGCGATCATCTTCGGCACGATCATCGCGGTCATCGGGGCGTACTTCCGGCGCCTCGACGGCATCATCAGCGTCATCGTCGACATGACCCTGTCGCTGCCCGTGCTGCCGCTCATGATCCTCATCGCGGCGCTCGTCGGCCCGAGCACGACGACGATCATCCTCGTGGTCGCCGCGTTCTCCTGGCCCGAGGTGACGCGTCTCGTGCGGTCGCAGGCGCTCACGGTCGTCGGACTGCCGTACGTCGACGCAGCGCGCCTCATGACCACCTCGCCCGTGTGGATCATCACCCGTCACCTCCTCCCCGCCGTCACGCCGGTCGTCGTGGTGTCGGTCGTCGTCACCGCTTCACGGGCCGTGCTGTCGGCAGCGGGCCTGGCCTTCCTCGGCCTGGGCGATCCGACGACGTGGTCGTGGGGTCGCATCCTCTACGAGGCGCAGCAGGCGGGAGCCATGGTCAGCGCGTGGTGGCTCACGCTGTTCCCCTCGATCGCGATCCTCATCCTCGTGCTGTCGGCGACGCTGCTCTCGATCGCCTACAACGACGCCCGCAATCCCCGTCACCTCAAGCGATGA
- a CDS encoding Xaa-Pro peptidase family protein: protein MTGTDDMNDFDQRLAPAFFDRTQERVRTMMAEEGFDAFLTDHPEDIAYLTGFFHHPSERPVAVWVEASGRTVMLLPELEREYAESQSARAELVAFFEYPGVVAPFQVLADAVAPPRRVGFASTMPYARLAAARSAFGGADLVDSDLTIRARYVKFPEEVVLHREAARITDRMLDAGVQLVVDAVAAGGDLPTETELERHVTAAGTRLMYAEHRNVVVASLLAGGLVYSGPNSAFPHGLPSVNRLREGDTFMLSLGCAVGGRFIEGERTFVLGEPTAEQRRYHDTIHAAQQLGRETIRAGIEGREANRLCLDVIRDAGLGEYIRHRQGHGIGLGMHEAPWLEDGDATVLQAGMVVSNEPGIYVPGHAGYRISDSMLITDDGAEPLTTFPRGLDDCTIPL, encoded by the coding sequence ATGACCGGAACGGATGACATGAACGACTTCGATCAGAGACTCGCCCCCGCGTTCTTCGACCGCACACAGGAGCGCGTCCGCACCATGATGGCGGAGGAGGGCTTCGACGCGTTCCTCACCGATCATCCCGAGGACATCGCCTACCTCACCGGGTTCTTCCACCACCCGTCCGAGCGTCCGGTCGCGGTGTGGGTGGAGGCGTCGGGGCGCACGGTGATGCTGCTCCCGGAGCTCGAGCGGGAGTACGCGGAGTCGCAGTCCGCCCGTGCGGAGCTCGTCGCCTTCTTCGAGTACCCGGGCGTCGTGGCGCCTTTCCAGGTGCTCGCCGACGCGGTCGCACCGCCTCGACGGGTGGGCTTCGCGTCGACCATGCCCTACGCCCGGCTCGCCGCGGCCCGCTCTGCGTTCGGCGGCGCCGACCTCGTGGATTCGGACCTCACGATCCGTGCACGCTACGTGAAGTTCCCGGAGGAGGTCGTACTGCACCGCGAGGCGGCCAGGATCACCGACCGGATGCTGGACGCCGGCGTGCAGCTGGTGGTCGATGCCGTCGCCGCCGGGGGAGACCTTCCGACGGAGACCGAGCTGGAGCGGCACGTCACCGCCGCGGGCACCCGCCTCATGTACGCCGAGCACCGCAACGTCGTCGTGGCCTCGCTGCTCGCCGGCGGGTTGGTGTACTCCGGGCCCAACTCCGCGTTCCCGCACGGGCTGCCCTCGGTCAACAGGCTGCGTGAGGGCGATACGTTCATGCTGTCGCTCGGGTGCGCGGTGGGCGGGCGCTTCATCGAGGGGGAGCGCACCTTCGTGCTCGGCGAGCCGACGGCGGAGCAGCGCCGGTACCACGACACGATCCACGCCGCGCAGCAGCTCGGACGCGAGACGATCCGCGCCGGCATCGAGGGCCGGGAGGCGAACCGGCTCTGCCTCGACGTGATCCGCGATGCGGGCCTCGGCGAGTACATCCGTCACCGCCAGGGCCACGGTATCGGGCTGGGCATGCACGAGGCGCCCTGGCTCGAGGACGGCGACGCGACGGTGCTGCAGGCCGGCATGGTCGTCTCCAACGAACCCGGCATCTACGTGCCGGGGCACGCGGGCTACCGCATCAGCGACAGCATGCTCATCACCGACGACGGCGCGGAACCCCTCACCACGTTCCCGCGCGGGCTCGACGACTGCACGATCCCGCTCTGA
- a CDS encoding alpha/beta hydrolase: MTSTPEVSPEFAAATTDHQWVEINGNHLAVEVLGPKDAPVIITHHGAPGLGSRAEPRASFGRLADEYRVVVFDARGSGQSEGKGTFSHEQWAADIDGLREWIGAERIVMAGGSYGGFMAMEYALRYPDRVAAVVLRDTSPDNSNAHLARENALASDRVSIDMEKFDRIDVGEVRDNEDLKDCWREILPLYDFVYDPDAVERKVQATPYRYEAHNYAFSVNLPNYDLKPRLHEISVPTLITVGRTDWITPVSCSQTIADLIPDSEMVVFEKSGHSPQIEEAEAWTDTVRTFLHRVHPPTA, from the coding sequence ATGACCAGCACGCCCGAGGTCTCCCCGGAGTTCGCCGCAGCCACCACCGATCACCAGTGGGTCGAGATCAACGGCAACCACCTGGCCGTCGAGGTGCTCGGTCCGAAGGACGCCCCCGTGATCATCACGCATCACGGCGCCCCCGGCCTCGGGTCGCGCGCGGAGCCGCGCGCGAGCTTCGGACGCCTCGCCGACGAGTACCGGGTCGTCGTCTTCGACGCCCGGGGCAGCGGTCAGAGCGAGGGCAAAGGCACGTTCAGTCACGAGCAGTGGGCCGCCGACATCGACGGGCTGCGCGAGTGGATCGGCGCGGAGCGCATCGTCATGGCGGGCGGTTCGTACGGCGGATTCATGGCGATGGAGTACGCCCTGCGCTACCCCGACCGCGTGGCGGCCGTCGTGCTGCGCGACACCTCGCCCGACAACTCCAACGCGCACCTCGCACGCGAGAACGCGCTGGCGTCGGACCGCGTGAGCATCGACATGGAGAAGTTCGACCGCATCGACGTCGGTGAGGTCCGCGACAACGAGGACCTCAAGGACTGCTGGCGCGAGATCCTGCCGCTGTACGACTTCGTCTACGACCCGGATGCCGTCGAGCGGAAGGTGCAGGCGACGCCGTACCGCTACGAGGCTCACAACTACGCGTTCTCGGTGAACCTGCCGAACTACGACCTCAAGCCCCGCCTCCACGAGATATCGGTTCCGACACTCATCACCGTGGGGCGGACCGACTGGATCACGCCAGTATCGTGTAGCCAGACGATCGCCGATCTCATCCCGGACTCCGAGATGGTGGTGTTCGAGAAGTCGGGGCACTCCCCGCAGATCGAGGAGGCAGAGGCGTGGACGGACACGGTGCGCACCTTCCTGCACCGGGTGCACCCGCCGACGGCATGA
- a CDS encoding Lrp/AsnC family transcriptional regulator, giving the protein MDGHGAHLPAPGAPADGMSSAALVRDVSDLDRRIVVALQQDGRASWTSIAEFAGASVSTVTRRGQQLLAEGIVRVGIVPTLGSEGHVETFFVRINCTPGSQLGVAEALIGSPYVRFVTLVTGKFDVFAEVVIPGGAAHYAHVLSDLQAIPGVERWRSDLVVHTYKVSFDWGRQLYDSHAEAATDPQSYMPAPNTCDPTHFDDADRAIVRELSENGRASFLSIAAKLDMNESSVRRRYERMRAAGCLTTVTMVPASALGMSAETLLMLRVEPSRLASVAKTLSQHVSVRFLAAALEENSLYCEIILPSTETLHDFLTGTIAHLKGVRGWNAAMELVFMKRGFIETPWWRAQVASAGAG; this is encoded by the coding sequence GTGGACGGACACGGTGCGCACCTTCCTGCACCGGGTGCACCCGCCGACGGCATGAGCAGCGCCGCACTCGTGAGGGACGTCAGCGACCTCGACCGGCGCATCGTCGTCGCCCTGCAGCAGGACGGACGGGCCAGCTGGACCTCGATCGCCGAGTTCGCCGGAGCTTCGGTGTCGACCGTCACGCGCCGCGGGCAGCAGCTGCTCGCGGAGGGGATCGTTCGGGTCGGGATCGTGCCGACCCTCGGCAGCGAGGGGCACGTCGAGACCTTCTTCGTGCGGATCAACTGCACGCCGGGCTCGCAGCTCGGCGTCGCGGAGGCGCTGATCGGATCTCCGTACGTGCGTTTCGTCACCCTCGTCACGGGCAAGTTCGACGTCTTCGCCGAGGTCGTCATCCCGGGCGGCGCGGCGCACTACGCCCACGTGCTCTCCGACCTGCAGGCGATCCCCGGCGTCGAGCGGTGGCGCAGCGATCTCGTGGTGCACACCTACAAGGTGAGCTTCGACTGGGGCCGCCAGCTGTACGACTCCCATGCGGAGGCCGCGACGGATCCGCAGTCGTACATGCCTGCGCCGAACACCTGCGACCCGACGCACTTCGACGACGCGGACCGCGCCATCGTCCGCGAGCTGAGCGAGAACGGCCGGGCGTCGTTCCTGTCGATCGCCGCGAAGCTCGACATGAACGAGAGCAGCGTGCGTCGGCGGTACGAGCGGATGCGGGCGGCGGGGTGCCTCACGACCGTGACGATGGTCCCGGCATCGGCCCTGGGCATGAGCGCGGAGACGCTGCTGATGTTGCGGGTGGAGCCGTCACGGCTCGCGTCGGTCGCCAAGACGCTTTCGCAGCACGTGTCGGTGCGGTTCCTCGCGGCGGCGCTCGAGGAGAACTCGCTCTACTGCGAGATCATCCTCCCCAGCACCGAGACGCTGCACGACTTCCTCACCGGCACGATCGCGCACCTGAAGGGCGTCCGCGGCTGGAACGCCGCCATGGAGCTGGTGTTCATGAAGCGCGGGTTCATCGAGACGCCGTGGTGGCGCGCGCAGGTGGCGTCGGCCGGGGCGGGCTGA